A genomic region of Deltaproteobacteria bacterium contains the following coding sequences:
- a CDS encoding 3-keto-5-aminohexanoate cleavage protein, which produces MILEAAINGGTSREKNASVPVTHAEIARDALRCFELGASIVHAHNSSYALSGDAAAQDYLAAWRGVLAAKPDALWYPTLAAGQGMAGMLAHLEAIQREVPLRLAGWDPGSTNLGGPGPDGLPAGVVYGVSYDDVKYAFAFCERLRLGPSLGIYEPGSLRTTLFYHRRAKLPRGTLVKLYFGGDYGIFAMQPGVTFGLPPTLKALDAYLEMLEGSGLPWSVSVWGGDLMATPVARAALERGGHLHVGIEEFYAPGRSPTNEELVREAAALCAKVGRPLATCAEAAAMLGLP; this is translated from the coding sequence GTGATCCTCGAGGCCGCGATCAACGGCGGCACCAGCCGCGAGAAGAACGCGAGCGTGCCGGTCACGCACGCCGAGATCGCGCGCGACGCGCTGCGCTGCTTCGAGCTGGGCGCGTCGATCGTGCATGCGCATAACAGCAGTTATGCGCTGAGCGGAGACGCCGCCGCGCAGGACTACCTCGCGGCGTGGCGCGGCGTTCTCGCCGCGAAGCCGGACGCGCTCTGGTACCCGACCCTCGCGGCCGGTCAGGGCATGGCCGGGATGCTCGCGCACCTCGAAGCGATCCAGCGCGAGGTGCCGCTGCGCCTCGCGGGCTGGGATCCCGGCTCGACCAACCTCGGCGGCCCGGGGCCCGACGGCCTGCCGGCGGGCGTCGTGTACGGCGTCTCGTACGACGACGTGAAGTACGCGTTCGCGTTCTGCGAGCGCCTCCGGCTCGGCCCGAGCCTCGGCATCTACGAGCCCGGCTCGCTCCGCACCACGCTCTTCTATCACCGCCGCGCGAAGCTCCCGCGCGGCACGCTCGTGAAGCTCTACTTCGGCGGCGACTACGGGATCTTCGCGATGCAACCGGGCGTGACGTTCGGGCTTCCACCGACGCTGAAGGCGCTCGACGCCTACCTAGAGATGCTCGAAGGCTCGGGCCTGCCGTGGTCGGTCTCGGTGTGGGGCGGCGACCTGATGGCGACGCCGGTCGCGCGCGCCGCGCTCGAACGCGGCGGCCACCTGCACGTCGGGATCGAGGAGTTCTACGCGCCGGGCCGCTCGCCCACGAACGAGGAACTGGTACGTGAGGCCGCCGCGCTGTGCGCCAAAGTGGGGCGCCCGCTCGCGACGTGCGCCGAGGCGGCGGCCATGCTCGGGCTGCCGTGA
- a CDS encoding TonB-dependent receptor, producing MRLLQKLATTTLAAFAAGAIASAQDAAPAPAPEAPPESAPSPADEGVEEIVVTITKRAESVQDISGNVAAFNQDTIESANIENVGDLIGLLPNVTVKSEDTDISVRGVARVAFDSQSPVAYHINGVYQFNSLSYVGQFYDLQNVAIALGPSGTLYGRNANGGAINIEWRRPDSSWGVTGDVTYAPRFDNYQFRSVVNIPLSGEDNDLLNARFVLTREVGDGAVRNPAGTEREGAGSKDDWYSRLYLTSQPTENLRLDLRGSYLKSDKRYAGGVSLLPRGTVPQGVLPFGALGSFPFDWASGFVQFKTAIQNSPLRPIIGFIRLQNPGISLNAATELLLLQGFPAFNVPPLVRDPQFFTPISAAEFARGERASDSRLFDLGSGRLEIWSVDGGLEWNLEGLPLFGDVDLFALAGYSRIENEGLSDSDATSYGALDTESSQLPETKRTFELRFQSNNESWLNWTLGFFYVNNKVDQVRNTLTPLTISGASLTQQDKGYAPFANVVLKPIDPIEIFLGVRWNHDEFSRNEDPNPTPFDPVAAPLLGLNNTFRETTLDASVKWFINEDHMVYVKWARGYKAGFTQVLPASSFGGSVFPARQNVVQPETNIATEIVGPRRLGSTVG from the coding sequence ATGCGACTGCTGCAGAAGCTCGCCACAACCACTCTTGCCGCGTTCGCGGCCGGGGCGATCGCGTCCGCCCAGGACGCGGCTCCCGCGCCGGCGCCCGAAGCTCCGCCCGAGTCCGCACCGTCGCCCGCGGACGAGGGGGTCGAGGAGATCGTCGTCACGATCACGAAGCGCGCGGAATCCGTGCAGGACATCAGCGGAAACGTCGCCGCCTTCAATCAGGACACGATCGAGAGCGCGAACATCGAGAACGTCGGCGACCTGATCGGGTTGCTGCCGAACGTGACGGTCAAGAGCGAAGACACCGACATCTCGGTCCGCGGTGTTGCACGCGTCGCCTTCGATTCGCAGTCACCCGTGGCCTACCACATCAACGGCGTATACCAGTTCAACTCCCTCAGCTACGTCGGGCAGTTCTACGACCTCCAGAACGTCGCGATCGCGCTCGGGCCCTCGGGAACGCTCTACGGGCGCAACGCGAACGGCGGCGCGATCAACATCGAGTGGCGTCGCCCCGACAGCTCTTGGGGCGTGACGGGCGACGTCACCTACGCGCCTCGTTTCGACAACTACCAGTTTCGAAGTGTCGTCAACATCCCGCTTTCGGGAGAAGACAACGACCTCTTGAACGCGCGCTTCGTACTGACGCGCGAGGTAGGAGACGGCGCCGTACGCAACCCAGCGGGCACCGAGCGAGAGGGCGCCGGATCGAAGGACGACTGGTACTCGCGGCTCTATCTGACTTCCCAGCCGACGGAGAATCTGCGTCTCGATCTGCGCGGCTCGTACCTGAAGAGCGACAAGCGCTACGCCGGTGGTGTCTCGCTGCTTCCGCGCGGAACCGTGCCGCAGGGTGTTCTCCCGTTCGGCGCACTCGGCTCGTTCCCCTTCGACTGGGCGAGTGGCTTCGTTCAGTTCAAAACCGCGATCCAGAACTCGCCACTTCGCCCGATCATCGGATTCATCCGCCTGCAAAACCCCGGAATCTCGTTGAACGCCGCGACGGAGCTGTTGCTGTTGCAGGGCTTCCCTGCGTTCAACGTGCCCCCGCTCGTGCGCGACCCCCAGTTCTTCACTCCCATCTCTGCCGCCGAGTTCGCGAGGGGAGAACGGGCATCGGACTCGCGGCTCTTCGACCTGGGCTCGGGCAGGCTGGAAATCTGGAGCGTCGATGGCGGGCTCGAGTGGAACCTCGAGGGCCTGCCGCTGTTCGGTGATGTCGACCTGTTCGCGCTCGCCGGATACAGCCGCATCGAGAACGAGGGGCTATCCGACTCCGACGCCACCTCGTACGGCGCCCTCGACACCGAGAGCTCTCAGCTTCCTGAGACCAAGCGAACGTTCGAGTTGCGCTTCCAGTCCAACAACGAGTCGTGGCTCAACTGGACCCTCGGCTTCTTCTACGTGAACAACAAGGTCGATCAGGTCCGCAACACGCTCACGCCGCTGACGATCTCGGGGGCCTCGCTCACGCAGCAGGACAAGGGTTACGCGCCCTTCGCGAACGTCGTGCTCAAGCCGATCGACCCGATCGAAATCTTCCTCGGCGTGCGTTGGAATCACGACGAGTTCAGCCGCAACGAGGACCCGAATCCGACGCCGTTCGACCCGGTGGCAGCGCCCTTGCTCGGGCTGAACAACACCTTCCGCGAGACGACCCTGGACGCGAGCGTGAAGTGGTTCATCAACGAAGACCACATGGTCTACGTGAAGTGGGCACGCGGCTACAAGGCTGGCTTCACGCAGGTGCTGCCGGCGTCGAGCTTCGGCGGCAGCGTCTTCCCGGCCCGGCAGAACGTCGTTCAGCCGGAGACCAACATCGCGACGGAGATTGTGGGGCCAAGACGTCTTGGTTCGACGGTCGGTTGA
- a CDS encoding TonB-dependent receptor gives MNANFSAFHYDYSNLQVPMIQFTQILNINAEKATIWGADATLDINLVDNWTNRFAIGWLSAEIDKACANDPLVNLTLTPPPPDPACAARQAGLGPQDRNLVGDQDLAGRTLEDAPEWKLSLLSTYRWDLGGAGVITPTLEFTWTADTWRRPFNNPDADIVDAYTKTDVRVRWSEPEQRYWVEAFGENLENKYVYPRGIVVALTGTAQGFGLLQPRTYGVRLGFNWGAK, from the coding sequence TTGAACGCGAACTTCTCGGCGTTCCACTACGACTACTCGAATCTGCAAGTGCCAATGATTCAGTTCACCCAGATCCTCAACATCAACGCAGAGAAAGCGACGATCTGGGGCGCGGACGCGACGCTCGACATCAATCTGGTCGACAACTGGACGAACCGCTTCGCGATCGGCTGGTTGTCCGCTGAGATCGACAAGGCGTGCGCGAACGACCCGCTGGTGAACCTGACGCTGACGCCCCCGCCGCCGGACCCGGCGTGCGCGGCCCGACAGGCGGGCCTCGGCCCCCAGGATCGCAACTTGGTTGGTGACCAAGACCTCGCCGGCAGGACGCTCGAGGATGCGCCGGAGTGGAAGCTCTCTTTGCTCTCGACCTATCGCTGGGATCTCGGGGGCGCCGGCGTGATCACACCCACGCTCGAGTTCACGTGGACCGCCGACACGTGGCGGCGCCCATTCAACAACCCCGATGCGGACATCGTGGACGCATACACGAAGACCGACGTGCGAGTCCGCTGGTCCGAGCCGGAGCAGCGCTACTGGGTCGAGGCGTTCGGAGAGAACCTCGAGAACAAGTACGTCTACCCGCGCGGCATCGTGGTCGCGCTGACGGGCACGGCGCAGGGTTTCGGCTTGCTGCAGCCGCGCACCTACGGCGTGCGACTCGGGTTCAACTGGGGCGCGAAGTAG
- a CDS encoding thioredoxin family protein, whose translation MAEKPALPSGLVAFVKRDCPTCVLVASVLAEIAAKTKITVYTQDDLAFPEGLSPEDDTALARSWHYEIEAVPTLLRVESGQETGRILGWQRGEWEQFTGVRGVGAGLPEWRPGCGSLSVDPDRVDALRAKYSGSKLHARRVELAALEDEFEAAFAKGWTDGLPVVPPTEARVLAMLEGTTRAPQEVVATVPPDLVECTVEKIAINAVMAGCKPEYLPVVIAAVEAACNDTFNIHGVLATTMPVGPVIVVNGPIARAIGMNAGKNVFGQGNRANLTIGRALQLVVRNVGGGRPGDVDRATFGNPGKIAFCFAEDEANSPWGPLSADLGAPQGANTVTLFPGEGPRSIVDQLSRDPESLSRTFALNLRAVHHPKLVLGFDAILAIGPEHARIYREAGWTKQRVAERINELTRVSGHELARGAGGIAEGLPFTGAALDAEFPKFRPNNGLLIVQCGGGAGLFSAVIGGWANGATGSTPVWREIRA comes from the coding sequence ATGGCGGAGAAGCCCGCACTGCCCTCGGGCCTGGTCGCGTTCGTGAAGCGCGATTGCCCCACCTGCGTGCTCGTGGCGTCCGTGCTCGCGGAGATCGCTGCGAAGACGAAGATCACCGTCTACACGCAAGACGATCTCGCGTTTCCCGAGGGCCTCTCGCCCGAAGACGACACCGCGCTCGCGCGCTCGTGGCACTACGAGATCGAAGCGGTGCCGACGTTGTTACGGGTGGAGAGCGGCCAAGAGACGGGGCGCATTCTCGGCTGGCAGCGCGGCGAGTGGGAGCAATTCACGGGCGTGCGCGGGGTCGGCGCGGGATTGCCCGAGTGGCGGCCCGGCTGCGGCTCGCTCTCCGTCGACCCGGATCGCGTCGATGCGCTGCGCGCGAAGTACTCGGGCTCGAAGCTGCACGCGCGCCGCGTCGAGCTCGCAGCGCTGGAGGACGAGTTCGAGGCGGCTTTCGCGAAGGGCTGGACGGACGGCCTGCCCGTGGTGCCGCCCACCGAGGCGCGCGTGCTCGCGATGCTCGAAGGCACGACGCGCGCGCCGCAGGAAGTCGTCGCGACGGTGCCGCCGGACCTCGTGGAGTGCACGGTCGAGAAGATCGCGATCAACGCGGTGATGGCGGGCTGTAAGCCCGAGTACCTGCCCGTCGTGATCGCCGCGGTCGAAGCCGCCTGCAACGACACGTTCAACATTCACGGCGTGCTCGCGACGACGATGCCCGTCGGCCCCGTGATCGTCGTGAACGGCCCGATCGCGCGCGCGATCGGCATGAACGCGGGCAAGAACGTGTTTGGCCAGGGCAACCGCGCGAACCTGACGATCGGCCGCGCGCTCCAGCTGGTGGTTCGGAACGTGGGCGGCGGGCGGCCCGGCGACGTCGACCGCGCGACGTTCGGCAACCCCGGCAAGATCGCGTTCTGCTTCGCCGAGGACGAAGCGAACTCGCCGTGGGGTCCGCTCTCGGCGGACCTCGGCGCGCCGCAGGGCGCGAACACCGTGACGCTGTTCCCCGGCGAAGGGCCGCGCAGCATCGTCGACCAGCTCTCGCGCGATCCGGAATCGCTGTCGCGCACCTTCGCGCTGAACCTGCGCGCGGTGCACCACCCGAAGCTCGTGCTCGGCTTCGACGCGATCCTCGCGATCGGCCCCGAGCACGCGCGCATCTACCGCGAGGCGGGCTGGACGAAGCAGCGCGTCGCCGAACGCATCAACGAGCTGACGCGCGTGTCGGGCCACGAGCTCGCGCGCGGCGCCGGCGGCATCGCCGAAGGGCTTCCGTTCACCGGCGCGGCGCTCGACGCCGAGTTCCCGAAGTTCCGCCCGAACAACGGCCTCTTGATCGTGCAGTGCGGCGGCGGCGCCGGGCTCTTCTCCGCGGTGATCGGCGGCTGGGCGAACGGCGCGACGGGCTCGACGCCCGTGTGGCGCGAGATTCGCGCCTAA
- a CDS encoding glutathione S-transferase family protein — MSARFQIYGSEMSPYSVKVRSYFRYKAIPHDWNVRGPANQAEYAKHAKLPLIPLVVTPDDKGLQDSTPILETIEAQFPQPSIHPADPVAAFVSALLEEWGDEWGNKWMFHLRWARPADQDSSAERIARDMTGGASGDALAKAAAMVKERMVPRVWFVGSNAETAPQIEQSYLDTLALLEAHLAARPYLLGARPGFADFGVWPQLYECWTDPTAGAWLRDKAPLVAGYVQRMLDPKALGAFESWAALAPTLEPLLTQQVGAIFLPWSDANAKAIAANAEEFSVELGSGKWTQKPQKYHARSLQTLRAKYAQAKSTNLDAVLARTNCLKWLAT; from the coding sequence ATGAGCGCGCGATTCCAGATCTACGGCTCCGAAATGTCCCCGTACTCCGTGAAGGTGCGCTCGTACTTCCGCTACAAGGCGATCCCGCACGACTGGAACGTGCGCGGCCCCGCGAATCAGGCCGAGTACGCAAAGCACGCCAAGCTGCCGCTGATCCCGCTGGTTGTTACGCCCGACGACAAGGGCCTGCAGGATTCGACGCCGATCCTCGAGACGATCGAGGCGCAGTTCCCGCAGCCGAGCATTCACCCCGCCGATCCCGTCGCCGCGTTCGTCTCCGCGCTGCTCGAAGAGTGGGGCGACGAGTGGGGCAACAAGTGGATGTTCCACCTGCGCTGGGCGCGCCCCGCCGACCAAGACTCCAGCGCGGAGCGCATCGCGCGCGACATGACGGGCGGCGCCAGCGGCGACGCGCTCGCGAAGGCTGCGGCGATGGTGAAGGAGCGCATGGTCCCGCGCGTGTGGTTCGTCGGCTCGAACGCCGAGACCGCCCCGCAGATCGAGCAGTCCTACCTCGATACCCTCGCACTGCTCGAAGCCCACCTCGCCGCGCGCCCCTACTTGTTAGGCGCGCGCCCCGGCTTCGCCGACTTCGGCGTGTGGCCCCAGCTCTACGAGTGCTGGACCGACCCCACCGCCGGCGCCTGGCTGCGCGACAAAGCCCCGCTCGTCGCCGGCTACGTGCAGCGCATGCTCGATCCCAAAGCCCTCGGCGCGTTCGAGAGCTGGGCGGCACTCGCTCCCACCCTCGAACCACTCCTGACCCAACAAGTCGGCGCGATCTTCCTCCCCTGGAGCGACGCCAACGCAAAGGCCATCGCCGCGAACGCCGAAGAGTTCAGCGTCGAGCTCGGCAGCGGCAAGTGGACCCAGAAGCCGCAGAAGTACCACGCGCGCTCCCTCCAAACGCTGCGCGCGAAGTACGCCCAGGCGAAAAGCACGAACCTCGACGCCGTACTCGCGAGAACGAACTGCCTGAAGTGGCTCGCCACCTAA
- a CDS encoding acyl-CoA dehydrogenase family protein, translating to MQFEYTDKTKYLMKQLQGFMDEHIYPNEKKFYEQHAAQADRWQIPPLMEELKAKAKAKGLWNLFLPESSHGAGLTNMEYAPLCEIMGRVGFASEVFNCAAPDTGNMEVFERYASPELKKRWLEPLLDGKIRSAYAMTEPAVASSDATNIATEIKRDGGDYVINGRKWWTSGIMDPRCEVLIVMGKSDTSASIHAQQSMIVVPRNTKGIKVERYMPVFGYDDAPHGHGEVTFDNVRVPADHILLGEGRGFEIAQGRLGPGRIHHCMRVIGVAERALEKMCQRLMTRTAFGKKIYEHSVWEERIANARIEIECARLLTLKAAYMMDTVGNKVARAEIAMIKVKAPVMALAIIDDAIQAHGGVGVTDDFGLGKTWASMRTLRLADGPDEVHRRTVAKLELKKQAERAGIKLK from the coding sequence ATGCAATTCGAATACACCGACAAAACCAAATACCTCATGAAGCAACTCCAAGGCTTCATGGACGAGCACATCTACCCCAACGAGAAGAAGTTCTACGAGCAGCACGCCGCGCAGGCGGACCGCTGGCAGATCCCGCCGCTCATGGAAGAGCTGAAGGCGAAGGCGAAGGCCAAGGGCCTGTGGAACCTCTTCCTCCCCGAGTCCTCGCACGGCGCCGGCCTGACGAACATGGAGTACGCGCCGCTCTGCGAAATCATGGGCCGCGTCGGCTTCGCGAGCGAAGTCTTCAACTGCGCCGCGCCCGACACCGGCAACATGGAAGTGTTCGAGCGCTACGCGAGCCCGGAGCTGAAGAAGCGCTGGCTCGAGCCGCTGCTCGACGGAAAGATCCGCAGCGCCTACGCGATGACCGAGCCCGCGGTGGCGTCGTCGGACGCGACCAACATCGCGACCGAGATCAAGCGCGACGGCGGCGACTACGTCATCAACGGCCGCAAGTGGTGGACGAGCGGCATCATGGATCCGCGCTGCGAAGTGCTGATCGTGATGGGCAAGAGCGACACCAGCGCGTCGATCCACGCGCAGCAGTCGATGATCGTCGTGCCGCGAAACACGAAGGGCATCAAGGTCGAGCGCTACATGCCCGTGTTCGGCTACGACGATGCGCCGCACGGCCACGGCGAAGTCACGTTCGACAACGTGCGCGTGCCGGCGGACCACATCCTGCTCGGCGAAGGTCGCGGCTTCGAGATCGCGCAGGGCCGCCTCGGCCCGGGTCGCATCCACCACTGCATGCGCGTGATCGGCGTCGCCGAGCGCGCGCTCGAGAAGATGTGTCAGCGCCTGATGACTCGCACCGCGTTCGGCAAGAAGATCTACGAGCACTCGGTGTGGGAGGAGCGCATCGCGAACGCGCGCATCGAGATCGAGTGCGCGCGCCTGCTCACGCTGAAGGCCGCCTACATGATGGACACGGTCGGCAACAAGGTCGCGCGCGCCGAGATCGCGATGATCAAGGTGAAGGCGCCCGTGATGGCCCTCGCGATCATCGACGACGCGATCCAGGCCCACGGCGGCGTCGGCGTCACCGACGACTTCGGCCTCGGCAAGACCTGGGCGTCGATGCGCACGCTGCGCCTCGCCGACGGCCCCGACGAAGTGCACCGCCGCACCGTCGCGAAGCTCGAGCTGAAGAAGCAGGCGGAGAGGGCGGGAATCAAGCTGAAGTAG
- a CDS encoding N-6 DNA methylase, protein MPLKKSELYSSIWKSCDELRGGMDASQYKDYVLVLLFVKYVSDKAASQKDFLLDVPKGGGFADMVALKSDKAIGEKMNTIISKLAEANDLRGVIDVADFDDPTKLGSGKEMVDRLTNLVAIFENSALDFRANRADGDDLLGDAYEYLMRHFATESGKSKGQFYTPAEVSRVIAKVIGVGAAKDQAATIYDPTCGSGSLLIKAADEAPRGITIYGQEKDNATRALAKMNMILHGHATADVAPAGSSTLANPHYRDAKSGGLKTFDFAVANPPFSTKAWTSGFNPEHDEFGRFAFGVPPAKNGDYAFFLHLLASLKSSGRGAIILPHGVLFRGGTEAAIRREVVRRGYIEGIIGLPANLLYGTGIPACIVVVDKRGAAARKGVFMIDASRGFVKDGNKNRLRAQDIHRIVDAFTRQLETPRYARMVPLAEISDPKNDFNLNLPRYIDSSEPEDLQDIDGHLRGGIPERDVDALSRYWEVLPAVRALLFESAGRAGYLRLKLPIAEVKAAIFAHPEFGAFNAGASALFASWRKAHAPRLRAIEKGANPKALIETLSEALLEGFAKAPLLDAYDVYQHLMTYWETTLKDDVYLIAEAGWKDAAKPRLLVESKEQKAKEQPDFVRIDRSHGPRFIQTLDRHLPHWRALRGELSAAPLAHEEWSY, encoded by the coding sequence GTGCCGCTGAAGAAATCCGAGCTCTACTCCTCCATCTGGAAGAGCTGCGACGAGCTGCGCGGCGGCATGGATGCGTCGCAGTACAAGGACTACGTGCTCGTCCTCTTGTTCGTGAAGTACGTCTCGGACAAGGCGGCGAGCCAGAAGGACTTCCTGCTCGACGTGCCGAAGGGCGGCGGCTTCGCCGACATGGTCGCGCTGAAGAGCGACAAGGCGATCGGCGAGAAGATGAACACCATCATCTCGAAGCTCGCCGAGGCGAACGATCTGCGCGGCGTGATCGACGTCGCGGACTTCGACGACCCGACCAAGCTCGGCAGCGGCAAGGAGATGGTGGATCGCCTCACCAACCTGGTGGCGATCTTCGAGAACTCGGCGCTCGACTTTCGCGCGAATCGCGCGGACGGCGACGACCTGCTCGGCGACGCGTACGAGTACCTCATGCGCCACTTCGCGACGGAGTCCGGCAAGAGCAAGGGCCAGTTCTACACGCCGGCGGAAGTCTCGCGGGTGATCGCGAAAGTCATCGGGGTCGGCGCGGCGAAGGATCAGGCCGCGACGATCTACGACCCCACGTGCGGCTCGGGCTCGCTCTTGATCAAGGCGGCCGACGAAGCGCCGCGCGGCATCACGATCTACGGGCAGGAAAAAGACAACGCGACGCGCGCGCTCGCGAAGATGAACATGATTCTGCACGGCCACGCGACCGCGGACGTCGCGCCGGCCGGCAGCAGCACCCTCGCGAATCCGCACTATCGCGACGCGAAGAGCGGCGGGCTCAAGACGTTCGACTTCGCGGTCGCGAATCCGCCGTTCTCCACAAAGGCCTGGACCAGCGGCTTCAATCCAGAGCACGACGAGTTCGGGCGTTTCGCGTTCGGCGTGCCGCCGGCGAAGAACGGCGACTACGCGTTCTTCCTGCACCTGCTCGCGTCGCTGAAGAGCAGCGGGCGCGGCGCGATCATCCTGCCGCACGGCGTGCTCTTCCGCGGCGGCACCGAGGCCGCGATCCGACGCGAAGTCGTCCGGCGCGGCTACATCGAGGGCATCATCGGGCTGCCGGCAAATCTGTTATACGGCACCGGCATTCCCGCCTGCATCGTCGTCGTCGATAAGCGAGGAGCCGCGGCCCGCAAAGGCGTCTTCATGATCGACGCCTCGCGCGGCTTCGTGAAGGACGGCAACAAGAACCGGCTGCGCGCGCAGGACATTCACCGGATCGTCGACGCCTTCACGCGCCAGCTCGAAACGCCGCGCTATGCGCGCATGGTGCCGCTCGCCGAGATCAGCGATCCGAAGAACGACTTCAACCTGAACCTGCCGCGCTACATCGACAGCAGCGAGCCCGAGGATCTGCAAGACATCGACGGCCACCTGCGCGGCGGCATCCCCGAGCGCGACGTCGATGCGCTGAGCCGCTACTGGGAAGTGCTGCCAGCGGTGCGCGCGCTGCTCTTCGAGTCTGCCGGGCGCGCGGGCTATCTCCGCTTGAAGCTGCCGATCGCGGAGGTGAAGGCCGCCATCTTCGCGCACCCGGAGTTCGGCGCGTTCAATGCCGGCGCGAGTGCGCTGTTCGCGAGCTGGCGGAAGGCGCACGCGCCGCGCCTGCGCGCGATCGAGAAAGGCGCGAACCCGAAGGCGCTGATCGAGACGCTCTCCGAGGCGCTGCTCGAAGGCTTCGCCAAGGCGCCGCTGCTCGATGCCTACGATGTCTACCAGCACCTGATGACGTACTGGGAGACGACGCTCAAAGACGACGTCTACCTGATCGCCGAGGCCGGCTGGAAGGACGCCGCGAAGCCGCGGCTGCTGGTCGAGTCGAAGGAGCAGAAGGCGAAGGAGCAGCCGGACTTCGTCAGGATCGATCGCAGTCATGGTCCGCGATTCATCCAGACGCTCGATCGACACCTCCCGCACTGGCGAGCGCTCCGAGGCGAGTTGAGCGCGGCGCCCCTGGCTCACGAGGAGTGGAGCTACTGA
- a CDS encoding FkbM family methyltransferase, giving the protein MRRAEIASGIALPILAGPLRGMRWLPASGGKVARMLLGTYEAEQARRFAACLRAGDHALDVGAAAGFYALLAARRVGASGRVIACEPDATNLGFLRAHTARNALEQIEILPCALSDRIGRARFARAGSGRGRLDARGDAEVELRTIDEIASERALRPRCIKIDVEGAELEVLRGGERTLRAHEPVLFLSTHDRANPGVEARCCESLSKLGYAIERIGPGELVCSPPI; this is encoded by the coding sequence ATGCGAAGGGCGGAGATCGCATCGGGCATCGCGCTGCCGATCCTCGCGGGCCCGCTGCGAGGAATGCGCTGGCTACCTGCGAGCGGCGGCAAAGTCGCGCGCATGCTGCTCGGCACGTACGAAGCGGAACAGGCGCGACGCTTCGCCGCGTGTCTGCGCGCCGGCGACCACGCGCTCGATGTCGGCGCAGCGGCGGGCTTCTACGCGCTGCTCGCCGCGCGCCGAGTCGGCGCCAGTGGCCGCGTGATCGCGTGCGAGCCCGACGCGACGAATCTCGGCTTTCTGCGCGCACACACCGCGCGAAACGCGCTCGAGCAGATCGAGATCCTCCCCTGCGCGCTCTCCGACCGCATCGGCCGCGCGCGCTTCGCGAGAGCGGGAAGCGGCCGCGGGCGCCTCGACGCGCGCGGCGATGCCGAGGTCGAGCTGCGCACGATCGACGAGATCGCGAGCGAGCGAGCGCTGCGACCGCGCTGCATCAAGATCGACGTCGAAGGCGCCGAGCTCGAGGTGCTGCGCGGCGGCGAGCGCACGCTGCGCGCGCACGAGCCCGTGCTCTTCCTCTCCACCCACGACCGCGCGAACCCTGGCGTCGAAGCGCGCTGCTGCGAGTCGCTCTCGAAGCTCGGCTACGCGATCGAACGAATCGGGCCCGGCGAGCTGGTGTGCTCGCCACCGATCTGA
- a CDS encoding DUF429 domain-containing protein, translated as MSRARVVSVDLAYKRYVDIGVCVIERRARGIRADFVALARDESEAPTPQHVAALCAQLAEARGAELLLLDGPQAWKHPANPSPHSRTCDRAVHAPAKVGAPGEVKPRPYTAFVEFSVAVFDALHALGWPRLADSKATRRRAVEVFPHLAWKRLGMEPLPAKAKCTEQRLRAKHREICTRLAIETNRTPSHDELQALVAGVAGLALLEGARDGYGLAGEEPTRVEGIWREGFVLAPSPRA; from the coding sequence GTGAGCCGCGCGCGCGTCGTCTCGGTCGATCTCGCGTACAAGCGATACGTCGACATCGGCGTGTGCGTGATCGAACGCCGCGCGCGAGGAATTCGCGCCGACTTCGTCGCGCTCGCACGCGACGAGAGCGAAGCCCCGACGCCGCAGCACGTCGCGGCGCTGTGCGCGCAGCTCGCCGAGGCGCGCGGCGCGGAGTTGCTGCTGCTCGACGGCCCGCAGGCATGGAAGCATCCCGCGAATCCGAGCCCGCACTCGCGCACCTGCGACCGCGCGGTTCACGCGCCCGCGAAGGTGGGTGCGCCGGGCGAGGTGAAGCCGCGGCCGTACACCGCGTTCGTCGAGTTCTCGGTCGCCGTGTTCGACGCGCTGCACGCACTCGGCTGGCCGCGCCTCGCGGACTCGAAGGCGACGCGGCGGCGCGCGGTCGAAGTGTTCCCGCACCTCGCGTGGAAGCGCCTCGGGATGGAGCCGCTGCCCGCGAAGGCGAAGTGCACCGAGCAGCGACTGCGCGCAAAGCACCGCGAGATCTGCACGCGGCTCGCGATCGAGACGAACCGCACACCGAGCCACGACGAGCTGCAGGCGCTCGTCGCCGGCGTCGCGGGCCTCGCGCTGCTCGAGGGCGCGCGCGACGGCTACGGGCTCGCGGGCGAGGAGCCGACGCGCGTCGAGGGAATCTGGCGCGAGGGCTTCGTGCTCGCGCCGAGCCCGCGGGCGTAG